One stretch of Prunus persica cultivar Lovell chromosome G1, Prunus_persica_NCBIv2, whole genome shotgun sequence DNA includes these proteins:
- the LOC18779111 gene encoding endochitinase EP3, producing MAFYNTTKHLLSLTALVFVAGALLKNVTAQNCGCAPDLCCSQYGYCGSSEDYCGPGCQQGPCTGGGGGTPTTPSPSGGGGSSVADIVTQEFFNGIINQAPSDCVGKNFYTRDGFINAVNSYSDLGRRGSVDESKREIAAFFAHATHETGYFCFIEEDEATRETACQPSTEYPCNPDKKYYGRGPFQITWNYNYGPAGKSIGLDLLNSPETVASDAAVAFKTAIWYWVGNVRSVLSQGFGATTRAINGAKECDGKRPDLVQARAALYQSYCSQLNVDPGANLSC from the exons ATGGCTTTctacaatacaacaaaacaCCTTCTAAGCCTCACTGCCCTAGTCTTTGTGGCTGGAGCACTGCTAAAAAATGTGACAGCACAAAATTGTGGCTGTGCCCCAGATCTATGTTGTAGCCAGTATGGCTACTGCGGCAGCAGCGAAGACTATTGCGGCCCGGGTTGTCAACAAGGCCCTTGTACTGGCGGTGGCGGCGGCACACCTACCACACCAAGCCccagtggtggtggtggttcgTCGGTGGCTGATATTGTAACCCAAGAATTCTTCAATGGAATCATTAACCAGGCTCCTTCAGACTGTGTTGGGAAGAACTTCTACACTCGAGATGGTTTTATTAACGCTGTGAACTCATATTCTGACTTAGGTAGACGTGGTTCGGTTGACGAGTCTAAACGGGAAATCGCAGCTTTCTTTGCTCATGCGACTCATGAGACTGGCT aTTTTTGCTTCATAGAAGAGGACGAGGCGACTCGTGAAACCGCCTGCCAGCCAAGCACAGAGTATCCATGCAACCCCGACAAAAAATACTATGGGCGTGGACCATTCCAAATTACATGGAATTACAATTATGGACCTGCTGGAAAAAGCATTGGCTTGGACCTTTTAAACTCTCCAGAAACCGTGGCCTCAGACGCTGCTGTTGCGTTCAAGACTGCCATTTGGTATTGGGTGGGAAATGTTCGTTCTGTTTTAAGTCAAGGATTTGGAGCCACAACTCGAGCCATTAATGGTGCTAAGGAATGCGATGGTAAAAGACCTGACCTAGTTCAAGCCCGGGCCGCCTTGTACCAGAGTTATTGCAGCCAACTTAATGTTGATCCTGGCGCTAATCTCAGTTGCTAG